The following are from one region of the Mycolicibacterium helvum genome:
- a CDS encoding hydantoinase B/oxoprolinase family protein — MTTINERPAGTLTAEEQQWVDQFMDETTLFLGPDPEIMRSHRISERSPHEETAIAAGVDRLQVERIRKRIAGALDEGYEMCEAQGAAPGAKWGDLTTAIYTGSGDVSYLSCHGVIAFSAILHHPIRYIMKYWKDEPTVGINPGDGFIHNDARFGNVHNTDQSMIMPIMRDGEIIAWVAATIHEGENGACEPGGMPSGSETAFDDGLRMSPFKIVERGELRRDLLTFLQHSVRDPKLQLADLKVKITAVRKIMERVDKVIDEVGVDTFVAALRTTVEDVDLEVRRRISELPDGTYRFDQFMDSTLKENILIKFACTITVKGDHMTVDLRGTGPEILNRAINSPLCSVKSMMMQAILAFWWPDLPRCTAAMSCIDIVSDEGTWADASYDAPMGQSLQASFRGFSCMQALYSRMSFSTPHKYSNVVANWFNQINTFLWGGITQHGDMVGNLCADLNGMPGGAKPFRDGEDAVSPLFCAMADTAEQEVMEEEVPFMQLVAKRLVRDNMGFGKFTGGMGYEMIVAAEGSPQWGFMTVTSGAKFSSIYGMYGGYGCGTYPLAMVKGTNVYEHFRRDNKTFDLSMEKVMNNRPFPDGRYSTYHMGLQFDLAKDGELYMISQGAGGGYGDPLERLPESVVRDAELGRISQKVAEDIFGVRYDPATYRLDAAATLAARVEARKARLRRGKPFAEFCADFVTPEPPKDLAYYGSWGTWTEDAPDITATVYSIDGPERVTAPLNELPIVMVPDRREVKINKLEARIAELESKYGETVNRLT, encoded by the coding sequence ATGACCACCATCAACGAACGCCCGGCCGGCACTCTGACGGCCGAGGAGCAGCAGTGGGTCGACCAATTCATGGACGAAACCACCTTGTTCCTCGGGCCAGACCCGGAAATCATGCGAAGCCACCGTATTTCGGAGCGCTCGCCGCACGAGGAGACGGCCATCGCCGCCGGGGTGGACCGCCTGCAGGTGGAACGCATCCGCAAACGCATCGCCGGCGCCCTCGATGAGGGCTATGAGATGTGCGAGGCGCAGGGCGCGGCGCCCGGCGCCAAGTGGGGTGATCTCACCACGGCGATCTACACCGGGTCCGGGGATGTCTCATACCTGTCCTGCCACGGTGTCATCGCCTTCAGCGCGATCCTGCACCACCCGATCCGGTACATCATGAAGTACTGGAAGGACGAGCCGACCGTCGGCATCAACCCCGGTGACGGCTTCATCCACAACGACGCCCGATTCGGCAACGTGCACAACACCGACCAGTCGATGATCATGCCGATCATGCGTGACGGGGAGATCATCGCCTGGGTCGCCGCCACCATCCACGAAGGTGAGAACGGCGCATGCGAGCCCGGTGGCATGCCCTCTGGCTCGGAGACCGCATTCGACGATGGGCTGAGGATGAGCCCGTTCAAGATCGTCGAGCGCGGCGAACTCCGCCGGGATCTGCTGACGTTCCTGCAGCATTCGGTTCGGGACCCCAAACTGCAGCTCGCCGACCTGAAGGTCAAGATCACCGCGGTGCGCAAGATCATGGAACGCGTCGACAAGGTGATCGACGAGGTGGGTGTCGACACGTTCGTGGCCGCGCTGCGCACCACCGTCGAAGACGTCGATCTCGAGGTGCGCCGCCGGATCAGCGAATTGCCAGACGGGACTTACCGGTTCGATCAGTTCATGGACAGCACGCTCAAGGAGAACATCCTGATCAAGTTTGCGTGCACGATCACCGTCAAGGGTGACCACATGACCGTCGATCTGCGCGGCACCGGGCCCGAGATCCTCAACCGGGCCATCAACTCGCCGCTATGTTCGGTGAAATCGATGATGATGCAGGCGATTCTGGCGTTCTGGTGGCCGGACCTGCCGCGCTGCACCGCCGCCATGAGCTGCATCGATATCGTGTCCGACGAAGGCACCTGGGCCGACGCGTCCTACGACGCACCCATGGGCCAGTCGCTGCAGGCTTCCTTCCGCGGCTTCTCCTGCATGCAGGCGCTCTACAGCCGGATGTCGTTTTCCACACCACACAAGTACAGCAACGTGGTGGCCAACTGGTTCAATCAGATCAACACCTTCCTGTGGGGAGGCATCACCCAACACGGCGACATGGTCGGCAATCTGTGCGCCGACCTCAACGGGATGCCCGGTGGCGCAAAGCCGTTCCGCGACGGCGAGGATGCCGTCTCGCCGCTGTTCTGCGCCATGGCCGATACCGCCGAACAGGAGGTGATGGAGGAAGAGGTGCCGTTCATGCAGCTGGTGGCCAAGCGGCTGGTCCGGGACAACATGGGCTTCGGCAAGTTCACCGGCGGCATGGGTTACGAGATGATCGTCGCGGCCGAGGGCAGCCCCCAATGGGGGTTCATGACGGTGACCTCGGGGGCGAAGTTCTCCTCCATCTACGGCATGTACGGCGGGTACGGGTGCGGCACGTATCCGCTGGCCATGGTCAAGGGCACCAACGTCTACGAGCACTTCCGGCGGGACAACAAGACGTTCGACCTGTCGATGGAGAAGGTCATGAACAACCGGCCGTTCCCGGACGGCCGGTACTCGACCTATCACATGGGGTTGCAGTTCGATCTCGCCAAGGACGGTGAGCTCTACATGATCAGTCAGGGCGCCGGCGGCGGATACGGAGATCCGCTGGAGCGGTTGCCGGAGTCGGTCGTGCGGGACGCCGAGCTGGGCCGGATCAGCCAGAAGGTGGCCGAGGATATCTTCGGGGTGCGCTACGACCCCGCCACCTACCGGCTCGACGCGGCAGCGACCCTGGCCGCCCGCGTCGAGGCGCGCAAGGCACGGTTGCGGCGCGGCAAGCCGTTCGCCGAGTTCTGCGCGGACTTCGTCACACCGGAGCCACCGAAAGATCTTGCCTACTACGGATCCTGGGGTACCTGGACCGAGGACGCCCCGGATATCACGGCAACGGTCTACAGCATCGACGGTCCGGAGCGCGTGACCGCACCGCTCAACGAGCTGCCGATCGTGATGGTTCCCGACCGCCGCGAGGTCAAGATCAACAAACTCGAGGCACGCATCGCCGAATTGGAGTCCAAATACGGCGAGACTGTCAACCGACTGACCTGA